TTTCATCTCTAATAGTATAAAGGGTTAATTCGTAGGATAAACCaattatataaaaagaattaaCAAATCAAATAACCAGCTCTTGAGAAATATGTCAATTTGTGACACAAAtagataacattttttttggcGCGTGTGCATGTATATAATACAATACACATAACAACGAAATACCATTCTATTTATGAAATTGATATAGAACAAACTGTTTAAACAAAAATGTAGCTACAAAAGAACTGATTGCCTTTAGTGATAGTACATGAGAGTGAAAAGTAAGGAGGAGTACCATCCAGATGCTGGAAAGGAAGAAGCTGTGGTTGCTCTTAAGATTGTAAAAAAGGCGTGAATGAGGAAGTGGAGGAAGAAAAAGGTATAATATTAGTGGAGAGACCAGAGTTCCAGTCTTCCACACAATCATAACTATAAATGGGAAGGTTTCGAAGACGACTATTGTTTCACATGTAAGGATATCAAAGAAACTGATCAACATAGAATGTATAACGTGGATCCGAGTTCTTTGCCTCTTATAAGTTATGGACGAGCCAGTTTACTTCTCTCACAAGTTACCAAATTTAATTACCTTTTCTAATTGCAACTTGATCAGATTCATTTTTTGTTCCTTGGTTTTCTTCTGTTTTTGttctcaatttttttggttgaatATGTGGATCGATGATAATCAACGTCAGATATATCTCAAAAAAATTCAGAACTTTtagtatagatttatttttccatttcatttaagcatatttgaGAATATATCCTTGTCAAATATGGATGTTAATGTCGTCTGTGGATTGTACCaaataaacatttaaacatTATTAATATCCGTTGCTTTAGAAGTTAAAATATATCAGTAACTGAAACATATATGTTGTAGATAGCATACACCACATGTTTTTATGCCAAGGTTTAGAGTATAAGAAGATGCTATCTTATATTATTGTTTTGACGTTAGataacatttttaattattatttttgtatttgtgtTATATTACTAAACTTACCTGGCAGATTATTTATATGAATGAATCAAATTGTCTTTTAGAGTTTTGGTTATAGAAAggtaatcatttttatttgactTGTTTGATATGAAATGTTCGTAAATTTGTAATGAAAGCAATAACGTAGATGACAAATCGCTATCGATCATAAAAATGGTATGGCCAGAGCAAAGACTTTAATGGATCATAAATATTGGAACTAGTACTTtcttacaaataattattaattatatacccCAACCAAAAGCCTAATTTGCGTCTCTTGCTTGATTATATAGGGAACAAAATGAAGAGAAATCATAGCACATCTCCAAACATGTCGTGGGAGTTTGTTCTATTCACACCAGATTTGGTCGTGTCTTATCGTAAAGTTGCCTAAATGAAGACAGATTGATATAAGCTGTAAAAATCAAGGCAGTTATAAGCAAGTATCATGTAGTCTTTTTTAGTTTGCAAAAAAGGAACTCTGCTAAACCTTCTAAAGCCTAATAGCCTATCACTAGAAGTTTTCTTTCTAAAAGGCTTTATGCTTTAATCATCTTCCCCAAATGAAGTACCATTTGTAACAATCAGTTTACGCTCAGAGAATCTATCATTAGCGTCGATCCTCAGAATTTGACAATTTGAAGgctgaaagcaaaaaaaaaaagaaagaaagaagaaaatcaataaaactaaaattatgagATTTTCGTGAACATAAAAAATGTTTATGGTAATAGGGGTGAAACTCGAATTGCAAACATTTCCTTCAGGTACAAAGGTTTTACCACTACATCACACTAGACTACAGGAAGGTTTGATTAATTTGGATTGAACGTTAATCTTAAGCTTCCTTTGTATGGGTTGAGGTAAAGCATgtcaaaatatatatctaaattgtttttagaataattatatttaaaattaaaactaacctTTTGATTATTCTTTTCCATTTGTAATTAGTAATTAGTATGCTGTcaaaaaatatagtaattagTCATATAGGTCGAATGATTTTCTACTCTCTAGAGTTATCTCTTAATATAACATTCGAACTCTAATAAACTTTGCAGATGCTTAGTAGAATTCAAACCTACTTGTAGAAATTGCTTACAAAGACCAAATGATACAACGCTCACTACTTAAATCTTCATGAGCAAGTTCATACAAAAAATGAATGTTGAGACATTGTAACAACTTAAAAGCCTAGACAATTAATCGAGGAGAAGATGACTGTGTCACCACTTCTATACAGTCTCTGTTGGCTTCTAGCTAAAGACGATGTAAGTCATAATGCAGAAGTCAACAACTTTAAAGCAGAAAAGCAAGTGTGTTACCTCTTGAAGAGATGCAATAATAGTTCACTCCTGGTTCCTCAAGCTCAGTTTGTTCTGCTCTTCTCCAATGTCAATGAGCAGCGTTCTCGAAACCTGCACTCACTCCGTCTGGATCGGATGGTATAACAGTATGATGTACGCAGCCTAAATTTTCACAGTAGTCCATGTATAGACACTGCTATGAAGTCAATGACGACATTTATGCCATTAATCCACTGACAAACTTTGCTAACATATGATATGAATATATATGTTATCAtggaaaaaaacactaattgTTTGTACTATCTCAGAAGAACTAAATTAGCCATGTGGTGTATATGCTATTTCTTTTATCATGGTACCAAAATCTTTGATTGGAAACAATTTACAGGCACATCTTGAATTCGTCAAGGGTCTTAGATCCGATAAAGCCATTTGGAAAATATGCAACACACGCTGATCAACTGAACAAAGAGTATACTAGAGACAGATTGAAGAAACATTATCTCAACAAAGAGACGATTCAATAGTAAATCTTTTAACGAAAGGAATAAAACGAAACATGatcttaataatttatataaagcAATAACAATAATCTCGTTTCGaaacattaaacaaataaaatgaaagGGAAGAGAATTAcaagaaatttcaaaataatcgATTTGGATCCGTGTTTCATATGGACCCGGTCTTTGTACACTTTTTACATGATTGGCTCTTTCGTGATGCTTCAAAATCTGTCCAAAGATCTTCACTGGGTCTACTATACTATATGATATGTTCGTATAATGGCACCAAATTGTATGGATTTCGATTTACGTTCCTCACCCACACAGAAACATGAGTTGATTATGTGCACACGACAAACGTAATAATAAGTAATTATTCGTCCAACTTCCAGAACAAAAATTCTTAAGTCGTCCCTTTATTTACGTACCTGCTGGCTGCAacattataaaatttgtattggGCACCATTAATACATTTTATTCGTATACTATTGTTGCTCCTTATTTCTAATAGAAGATTCCTAACATAACTTTCGATCTAGAGTACCTTTTTCTCATTCATATcgaaataaatcaattttttttcatatttttggatCGATTGTATCTACCTGTATGGACCTAGCTAGTTAACTCTTATAccatattaaaaatcataaacttCCAActgaaaacgtttttttttttttgaaaaggccAACTGAAAAAAACGTATTGATAATAGGTGAAATGATATTATCTCTTTGACGTTAGTGGTCTCGCTCCTCACAAATACGGATTCAGACATGAAAGGGGCATGAATTGTcgagaataaaaaatatatatatccaaattcCCACGAGTCCTTAACTAATAATTTTCTTGATAATGCAACTTGAAAACTaaagagtaattttttttttgtaaattaactAAAGAGTAATTTGTGGAGAAGAAGATTAtgtaatatgaaatataataatgatttagatttgttttgttgttaaaATGGGatgttattttgtttcttttccaaATATCTACGTGGGCTCTAGTCTCAATCCCGTTTCCTTTAGACCATCTCTAATGActtactttattttttactctaaaacaaagtaattctataatagaatttGAGTTTACTTCAATggtactctattatagaatagaaaataaagtgatgaacaaaaaaaaaacaagttactctatatatagattaaacctattttttactctattatagagtgaaaaatagagtactattagagcatttttactctaaactctattttagagtgaaaaatagagtggtgTTGGAGATGTCATTAAGTCACATGTATGTGTGTATGTATGCATTTACATAATCAgtgagaaagaaagaagataatgaatgtatgtaaagaagaagattaaaacaatcaaagaccATACAATGGCTTCTCCAGGTAAGGTGGTAGGTCAATGAAacaattaacaaaagaaaaagaaaccttTTTCAGGAAAATAAGATAGAGTAAAAGgggtaaaaaaataaacttttaggCCTCGGAAAAGAGAGCTGAAACAAAAGTTGATTTCAGAAAGCAAAAACCTTTGTTTCTCCCTCTTAACTCATCTATCTTTCTTCTATTAGATAAAGCTGAGACAGCACTATCCACCAaataaaagatgaaaaagagaaacaatctctaatctcttcacatgaaaaaaacaaaagattctttgattttcttttctttttcagtaGTCACAAAGTAATCGGTACGCTTCTGCTAATACCACCATCgttaagagaaaataaaataaaaggagaTTATTATAAACCTCAACCGATGATAGATTACGAGAAAAACAACAACCATCAGAACTTTCCCCCTTCATCTTCTCCCGATCTTCTTCTTGCCATCAATGGAGCCGCCGTGATTAATAAGAGGAAACGAAGACCAGCAGGGACACCAggttttttataataatttatatttattttcttgaaaatatgTATTGTCTACTAGTATTAGGTTTTCAATAATTCAGGTAAAGTTTTAACTAttgagatttggattttgataaCTTCCAAAAACAATTCTTGATATTCCAAATGATTTATAGATGATAATATTGTGGGTTGGCTTTCTTGATACTCAGctaaagatttttatttttttgtgtatcAATATAATCATTTATAGTCCTGTGTATCGGTGCCAACAGATCCAGATGCTGATGTTGTATCTTTATCCCCAAGAACCCTGCTAGAGTCAGATCGGTACGTGTGTGAGATCTGCAACCAAGGCTTTCAGAGGGATCAGAACCTCCAGATGCATAGAAGAAGGCATAAAGTACCATGGAAGCTTctgaagagagagaagaaagatgagGAGGTGAGAAAGAGAGTCTACGTGTGTCCTGAGCCAACTTGTCTGCACCACGACCCATGCCACGCCCTCGGAGATCTGGTTGGAATCAAAAAGCACTTCCGCAGGAAACACAGCGTCCTCAAGCAATGGGTTTGCGAGAGATGCTCAAAAGGCTACGCTGTTCAATCTGACTACAAAGCCCATCTCAAAACCTGCGGTTCACGCGGTCATTCATGCGACTGCGGCCGCGTTTTCTCCAGGTTCATCATTTCTTATTGTACTCTcatctaaaaaaattaagttctGCGGAAAACCCTAATTAATGTGCTGATGATTGAATTTCTTGGTTTTTCGAAGTTTTTTTCTtgataattaatttatacaattttttactGTTTAGAAAAAGTATGTAATAGGAATTTTGGAATCCTTGAACTAAACGAAAGAATGTTTTTTTAGAATGGTGTGTATCTATTATCTATAATGCATAAAgatttgttatttttcttttgaatgtGGATATATTCTTGACATAACCTACCAATAGAAGGTCAGTATGTGAGTGTTGTCAgatatgattattttaaataattaaattaatcagATAGTAGTATGTTTTAATATGTCATCTCATCACATTGACAACATTACAGATTTCCTTTACCCACACTTTGTTGCATTAATTTATTACACAAACTAAAAAGTCTTATAATCACATTATATATCCCTTTCCAAAGATACCTAAGTCCACaactaagttttgttttatatatattattgtctTTGATTACGTACGTACTCCACCAAGCATTTTTTTCCCTAATGTTTTAAACCCTATTTCCATCCACTATTATCATTCAAGTTTAGACTTTAGACCGTATATATATGTACACCCTAATTTTCAGTTTGTTTTGGTTATCAACTAAACAAATATGTGTGCAATAGTAACTCTTTTCTTTCCTGGTTTTTTTTTCAGGGTTGAAAGTTTCATAGAGCACCAAGATACTTGCACCATCCGGGGACC
The sequence above is drawn from the Brassica napus cultivar Da-Ae chromosome A8, Da-Ae, whole genome shotgun sequence genome and encodes:
- the LOC106361877 gene encoding protein indeterminate-domain 16-like, with amino-acid sequence MIDYEKNNNHQNFPPSSSPDLLLAINGAAVINKRKRRPAGTPDPDADVVSLSPRTLLESDRYVCEICNQGFQRDQNLQMHRRRHKVPWKLLKREKKDEEVRKRVYVCPEPTCLHHDPCHALGDLVGIKKHFRRKHSVLKQWVCERCSKGYAVQSDYKAHLKTCGSRGHSCDCGRVFSRVESFIEHQDTCTIRGPQPTNHRPLHQNTEGHATPSRTFLTPSINPLLHGVPFLRSPQASHQQSLAFASSAPFENLQLQLSIGMTKTQVKRNEKGESSLTMERAIEEARRAEKMRQEARRQIEMAQVDFEKAKNIRKEAKAELEKAHVVREEAIKRINATMLEITCHSCKDLFQLPVMADESTSSLVTCYVSSATTEGEAE